From Ruminococcus sp. HUN007, a single genomic window includes:
- a CDS encoding DHHW family protein: MSDTENRKLAPFPVFSKETLLSGEFSNGLSEFFNDTTPKRTKLKNLAASIKDHAGIEMGGVKVYTVNNGSAAANKFNSPAGTNARVTAPPVTAPVITEAPPAVTGDEAAVTEVTAEAVTEPVTEAVTEAPPPPPDDNAGELSNDIMIYKNRGIMIFYGSDECCDDYASVLNEYKSRLGDGVNVFNMVCPTAMTFYWPDKSDISHGDENASMEYIKSRLNNITDINTINTLKDHKDEPIYARTDHHWQALGAYYAAKQFAETAGVPFADISTYEKKCHS, from the coding sequence ATGTCCGACACTGAGAACCGTAAGCTTGCTCCGTTTCCTGTATTTTCAAAGGAAACGCTTTTAAGCGGCGAATTCTCAAACGGTCTTTCTGAATTTTTCAACGACACCACACCGAAACGAACAAAACTCAAAAATCTTGCAGCATCAATAAAAGACCACGCCGGCATCGAAATGGGCGGGGTCAAGGTATACACTGTAAACAACGGCAGTGCTGCCGCAAACAAATTCAACTCTCCTGCAGGAACAAACGCCAGAGTTACAGCGCCGCCGGTTACTGCACCTGTAATCACTGAAGCTCCTCCTGCCGTTACCGGAGATGAAGCAGCAGTAACTGAGGTCACAGCCGAAGCAGTTACCGAACCGGTAACGGAAGCTGTAACTGAAGCACCGCCTCCGCCGCCGGATGACAATGCGGGAGAACTCAGCAACGACATAATGATATACAAAAACCGCGGAATAATGATATTCTACGGAAGTGATGAATGCTGCGATGACTACGCTTCCGTCCTCAACGAATACAAGTCAAGACTTGGCGACGGTGTAAATGTCTTCAACATGGTATGCCCTACTGCGATGACATTCTACTGGCCGGATAAATCCGATATTTCCCACGGCGATGAAAACGCTTCAATGGAATACATAAAAAGCCGGCTTAACAATATCACTGATATCAATACGATCAACACCCTGAAAGACCACAAAGATGAACCGATATATGCAAGAACTGACCATCACTGGCAGGCTCTCGGTGCATATTATGCGGCAAAACAATTTGCGGAAACAGCAGGTGTGCCTTTCGCAGATATATCCACATACGAAAAAAAATGTCATTCCTGA